From one Terriglobales bacterium genomic stretch:
- a CDS encoding zf-HC2 domain-containing protein: MTCKELLKELTDYLDGTIDDRTRSELEDHLNWCHDCFVICNTTKMTVEIYRDSRLYELPEKLRTSLENAILKKCRQKEKQKKERPRNA, from the coding sequence GTGACCTGCAAGGAACTGCTGAAAGAGCTGACCGACTATCTGGACGGCACCATCGATGACCGCACCCGGTCGGAGCTCGAGGATCATCTCAACTGGTGCCACGATTGCTTCGTCATCTGCAACACCACCAAGATGACGGTCGAGATCTACCGCGATTCCCGCCTCTACGAGCTTCCCGAGAAGCTGCGCACCAGCCTGGAGAACGCCATCCTGAAGAAGTGCCGGCAGAAGGAAAAGCAGAAGAAGGAACGCCCCCGCAACGCCTGA
- a CDS encoding CBS domain-containing protein has product MQVRDYMTTKVTTLSDDARLLDAALLIRRTGKRHVPIVDGEGRVVGIISDRDVSRMAPSMLAKMTPEEYNAVFESTPITVAMTRNPIVVSPETPIEDAVSILYTKKIGALLAVESDKLVGILTVSDMLGLLNELLSKQDAAGDEGATL; this is encoded by the coding sequence ATGCAGGTCCGCGACTACATGACGACGAAGGTGACGACCTTGTCGGACGACGCTCGCCTGCTGGACGCCGCGCTGCTCATCCGGCGCACCGGCAAGCGCCACGTCCCCATCGTGGACGGAGAAGGGCGGGTGGTGGGCATCATCAGCGACCGCGACGTCTCCCGCATGGCTCCCTCCATGCTGGCCAAGATGACGCCCGAGGAGTACAACGCCGTCTTCGAATCCACCCCCATCACCGTGGCCATGACCCGCAATCCCATCGTGGTCTCGCCCGAGACCCCCATCGAGGACGCCGTCTCCATCCTCTACACCAAGAAGATCGGCGCGCTGCTGGCCGTGGAAAGCGACAAGCTGGTGGGCATTCTGACGGTGAGCGACATGCTGGGCCTGCTCAACGAACTGCTGTCGAAACAGGACGCGGCCGGGGACGAAGGCGCCACGCTCTAG